A segment of the Streptomyces sp. XD-27 genome:
CCTCCTCGACGACCTCGACCACCCGCCGCGGGGTCAGCTCCAGATTGACCCCGAGCTTCTCCAGCACGTCCGAGGCGCCGCTGGCCGACGAGGCGGCGCGGTTGCCGTGCTTGACGACCTTCGCGCCCGTGCCGGCGACGACCAGCGCGGACATGGTGGAGATGTTGACGGTCTTGGCGAGGTCGCCGCCGGTCCCGACGATGTCGACGGTACGGCCGGGCACCTCGATCGCGTTCGCGTGGGCGTACATCGCGCGCACGAGTCCGGTCACCTCGGCGACGGTCTCGCCCTTGGCCCGCAGCGCGACCAGGAACCCGGCGATCTGGGCGTCGGTCGCCTCCCCGCGCATGATGCGGTCCATGGCCCAGGCGGTGTCGTCGGCGCTCAGGTCGGCACCGGCGAGCAGCGACTTCAGTACGCCGGGCCAGGTGCGGGCCGTCGCGCGGTTGTCGCCTCCGACTGGGGTCACAACGTTCATGGTCCGCTCCTGGGTCCGACGATGGGCACGGGGCCGTCTCGGGGCCCCGGCGTCAGCCTAGCGGCGGATCGGCCCGATGCCGTCGCCGTGCCCGATGACTGGACACGGCCGCGGACGGGACATGGCCGAGGGCCCCGGCCCGCCCCCGGGAAGGGGCGGGGCCGAGGCCCTCGGACGTGGCGTCAGCGCAGGCGCGGCTCAGTGGTGGCCGTGGCCGCTGGTGATCTCCTCGTACTCCTCCGGAGTGGCCTTGGGGATCTGCGTGCCGTCGCCGTAGAAGCCCTTGGAGAGCTTCACCCGGAGCTTCTGGCCGCGCGTCACCTTGCGGCGCACGCCGTTCTCGTCGACCTCCGGGCCGAGTTCGAGCGGCTGCGGCTGCTCGTGCGAGGTCAGCGTGTGCAGCTGGTCCTGCGGGAGCGGCTCGTGCACCTCGATGAACTCGCCGTGCGGCAGCCGCTTGATGATGCCGGTCTCGCGACCGTGCAGCACCTTGTCGCGGTCGCGCCGCTGCAGACCCAGGCAGATCCGCTTGGTCGCGATGAACGCGATCACCGGGCCGGCGAAGAAGCCGATCCGCACGAACCACGTGATCGCGTTGATCGACAGGTGGAAGTGCGTGGCCCACAGGTCGTTGCCGCCACCGATGAGCATGATCAGGTACGCGGTCAGCCAGGCCACACCGAAGGCAGTGCGGGTCGGGGCGTTGCGCGGCCGGTCCAGCAGGTGGTGCTCGCGCTTGTCACCGGTGACCCAGGACTCGATGAACGGGTACACCGCGATGGCCACGAGGACGAGCGGGAAGAGCACGATCGGGATGAAGACGCCCAGGACGAGCGTGTGACCCCACAGGTTGATCTCCCAGCCCGGCATCACACGCACCAGACCCTCGGCGAAGCCCATGTACCAGTCGGGCTGGGCGCCGGTGGAGACCTGGTCCGGCCGGTACGGGCCGATGGCCCAGATCGGGTTGATCGTCGCGATCGCGGAGATGAACGCGATGACACCGAAGACCAGGAAGAAGAAGCCGCCCGCCTTGGCCATGTAGACCGGCATCAGCGGCATGCCGACGACGTTCTTCTCGGTCCGGCCGGGGCCGGGGAACTGCGTGTGCTTGTGGTAGAAGACCAGGATCAGGTGCGCCACCACGAGGCCGAGCATGATGCCCGGCAGCAGCAGGATGTGCACCGAGTACAGCCTCGGGATCACGTCCATGCCGGGGAACTCGCCGCCGAACACGAACATCGAGATGTACGTGCCGACCAGCGGGATCGACAGGAACACACCCTGGATGAACCGGATACCGGTACCGGAGAGCAGGTCGTCCGGGAGCGAGTAGCCGGTGAAGCCGGTGAACATGCCCAGCACGAACAGCAGGAAGCCGAAGAGCCAGTTGATCTCACGCGGCTTGCGGAACGCGCCGGTGAAGAACACGCGCATCATGTGCACGAGCATGGCGCCGAGGAAGATCAGCGCGGCCCAGTGGTGGATCTGCCGGATGAGCAGACCGCCGCGGACCTCGAAGCTGATGTCCAGGGTCGAGGCGAACGCCTCGGACATCCGCATGCCCTGCATCGGGACGTACGGGCCGTGGTAGACGACCTCTTCCATGCTGGGGTGGAAGAACAGCGTCAGATACACACCCGTGAGGATGATGATCAGGAAGCTGTAGAGGGCGACCTCGCCCAGCATGAAGGACCAGTGGTCCGGAAAGACCTTGCGCAGGTTGGCCTTGGCGGCACCGTAGATGCCGAGCCGGCCGTCCATCCAGTCGGCGACCCGCTCCCCGCGAGGTGCCGGCTTGCCGCGGCGCGGCGTCTCGTTCGTACTCATCCGCGCTCCCAAAACGCCGGGCCGACGGGCTCCCGGAAGTCACTCACGGCTTCGAGGTAACCCTCCTTGTTCACGGTGATCTGCAGCTGCGGCAGGGCGTGACCGGCCGGACCGAAGATCACCTTGCCGCCGTCGGCCAGGTCGAAGGTCGACTGGTGGCACGGGCACAGCACGTGGTGGGTCTGCTGCTCGTACAGGCTGATCGGGCAGCCGACGTGGGTGCAGATCTTGGAGAACGCGACGATGCCCTCGTGCGACCAGTCCAGCTCGCGCTTGTCCTTGATGTCGTCCGGCTGGATGCGGACGATCATCAGGGCGGCCTTGGCGATCTGCACCTGGAAGTCGTGGTCCTCCTCGTGCATGCCCTCGGGCATGGCGAAGGTCAGCGAACCGACGGCGATGTCCTCGGGGCGCAGCGGCTGCATGGTGTTCTGGTTCATCAGCCGCTTGCCCTTGCCCCACTTGGTGTGGCGGAGCTTGTCCTCCGGCAGCGGGCCGAGGTCGCGCAGCAGGACGATGCTGGAGAGCGGCAGCAGCGCCAGGGCGCCGAACAGAGTGTTGCGGGCGAGCTTGCGGCGGCCGAAGCCGGAGTCCGCGGCGCCGTCCCGGAAGTCCTGGAAGACCTTCTCCTTGACTTCGGGGGTGGCCGCGATCGGGTGCCGCTCGTGGACGATCTCCACGTCGGACATCAGGGTGCGGGCCCAGTGGACCGCGCCCGCGCCGATGCAGAACAGCGCCACCGCGAGCGTGATGCCCAGCGAGAAGTTCAGCGCGCTGACGTGCCCGATCGGGAAGATGTAGACGATCTTGTCGACCGGGAAGGCCACGAAGGAGGCGATGAAGCCGACCGTGGCGAGCATCGAGAGCGTGAACAGCAGGGCGACGGTGCGCTCGGAGCGCTGGGCGGCCCGGGCGTCGATGTCCTGGATGCGGTGCTCGTGCGGCGGCAGACCCGGGTCGGCGAAGGGGTTCTCGCGGACCGCTACCTCTTCGCTGCCCTTGGCGACCTGCTCTTGCGGCAGGTTCTCTTCTTCTGGAATGTCTTGGGTACTCATGACTTCTTGGCCTTTGCGGTCCGGGCGGCGACCCAGATGGTGACGACGATCATGGCGCCGAGACCGAAGATCCAGCCGAACAGGCCCTCACTGACCGGACCGAGCCCGCCCAGTTCCATGCCGCCAGGAGTCTCGGTCTCGGAGCTGTTGACCTTGTCGAGGTACGCGATGATTTCCTTCTTCTCCTTCTCCGGCATGATCGTGTCGGGGAAGGAGGGCATGTTCTGCGGGCCGGTCTGCATGGCCTCGTAGATGTGCTTCGGGTCGACGTTGTCGAGCTTCGGCGCGTACTTGCCGTTGGTCAGCGCGCCGCCCTTGCCGACGAAGTTGTGGCACTGCGCGCAGTTGGTGCGGAAGAGCTCGCCGCCCTTGGCGGCGTTCGCGCCCTCGGGGTTGTACTGCTCCTTGGTGGGCGTCACCGGGCCGGGGCCGAGCGAAGCGATGTACGCGGACAGCTGCTCGATCTCGGCGTCCGTGTAGATCTTCTTCTTCTTGGGCACCTGGGCGCTGGGCTGCTGGGCGGGCATGCGGCCGGTGCTGACCTGGAAGTCCACGGCGGCGGAGCCGACGCCGACCAGGCTCGGCCCGTCGGACGTACCCTGACCGCCCGTTCCGTGGCAGGTCGCACAGCCCACGGAATAGAGCTTCTTGCCCTCCTCGATGGTGAGGGACTGGGAGGCGTCATCGGCCTTGGCCTTGTCCGCGGGCGCGAACGCGGCGTACAGCCCCCCAGTGACCGCCAGCGCGAAGAGTAGGACGACGACCGCCGCCAGCGGATGGCGTCGTCGTGCGGAGAGCTTTTTCACGGATTACCCCGGTGTCAGGATCTTCTGCGTCGATGCTTTAAGGACGTGGTTCCGGTGCGGGGCGCGAGGTCCTCGGCCCCGGGCG
Coding sequences within it:
- a CDS encoding cytochrome bc complex cytochrome b subunit; the protein is MSTNETPRRGKPAPRGERVADWMDGRLGIYGAAKANLRKVFPDHWSFMLGEVALYSFLIIILTGVYLTLFFHPSMEEVVYHGPYVPMQGMRMSEAFASTLDISFEVRGGLLIRQIHHWAALIFLGAMLVHMMRVFFTGAFRKPREINWLFGFLLFVLGMFTGFTGYSLPDDLLSGTGIRFIQGVFLSIPLVGTYISMFVFGGEFPGMDVIPRLYSVHILLLPGIMLGLVVAHLILVFYHKHTQFPGPGRTEKNVVGMPLMPVYMAKAGGFFFLVFGVIAFISAIATINPIWAIGPYRPDQVSTGAQPDWYMGFAEGLVRVMPGWEINLWGHTLVLGVFIPIVLFPLVLVAIAVYPFIESWVTGDKREHHLLDRPRNAPTRTAFGVAWLTAYLIMLIGGGNDLWATHFHLSINAITWFVRIGFFAGPVIAFIATKRICLGLQRRDRDKVLHGRETGIIKRLPHGEFIEVHEPLPQDQLHTLTSHEQPQPLELGPEVDENGVRRKVTRGQKLRVKLSKGFYGDGTQIPKATPEEYEEITSGHGHH
- a CDS encoding ubiquinol-cytochrome c reductase iron-sulfur subunit, whose product is MSTQDIPEEENLPQEQVAKGSEEVAVRENPFADPGLPPHEHRIQDIDARAAQRSERTVALLFTLSMLATVGFIASFVAFPVDKIVYIFPIGHVSALNFSLGITLAVALFCIGAGAVHWARTLMSDVEIVHERHPIAATPEVKEKVFQDFRDGAADSGFGRRKLARNTLFGALALLPLSSIVLLRDLGPLPEDKLRHTKWGKGKRLMNQNTMQPLRPEDIAVGSLTFAMPEGMHEEDHDFQVQIAKAALMIVRIQPDDIKDKRELDWSHEGIVAFSKICTHVGCPISLYEQQTHHVLCPCHQSTFDLADGGKVIFGPAGHALPQLQITVNKEGYLEAVSDFREPVGPAFWERG
- a CDS encoding c-type cytochrome, whose protein sequence is MKKLSARRRHPLAAVVVLLFALAVTGGLYAAFAPADKAKADDASQSLTIEEGKKLYSVGCATCHGTGGQGTSDGPSLVGVGSAAVDFQVSTGRMPAQQPSAQVPKKKKIYTDAEIEQLSAYIASLGPGPVTPTKEQYNPEGANAAKGGELFRTNCAQCHNFVGKGGALTNGKYAPKLDNVDPKHIYEAMQTGPQNMPSFPDTIMPEKEKKEIIAYLDKVNSSETETPGGMELGGLGPVSEGLFGWIFGLGAMIVVTIWVAARTAKAKKS